GTTCCTCGACGAGTTCGCCGGTCCGAGGGCGGCGAACCTCGCCCGGCGCGTCGAGGCGCGCGTCGAACACGGCGTCTCCCGGGAGGCCGTCGCCCTCACCGCCGTCGACGGCATCGGACCGAACCGTGCGAACAAACTCGCCACCGGCGGTCTGCGCTCCCCGCGGGACGTGGCGGCCGCCGGCGCCGGAGAACTCCGGAGCGCCGGCCTCTCGGAGGGGGTGGCCGAACAGGTGGTGAAGAACGCGCGGAACTTTCCGGACGTGCGCATCTCGTGGGGGGAGTTCCCCGACTCGATAGCGACGGGCGAAAATCGGATGTGCGAGGTCGGAATCCGCAACCGCGCCGGCGGCGCGGCCGGCGCGGCCGTCGGCGTCCGCGTCTCCGCGGTGGCGGACGGCGGAGACGAAGTCGAGATGACCACCAAGCGAACGTATCTCTCCGACGAGACGACGGTCCACGTCGGCGTCTTCGGCGCGCCGGCCGACGAAGTGACCTACCGCGTCGAGGTGACGTTCCCCGACGCGCCCCTGCATCCCATCACGGAGACGCGGACCGTCCGCGTCGAGTGAGGAGCGAGGACCGACTCAGTCGAGAATCGTCTCGCGCAGTTCCGCGGGGCCGTCGACGACGACGTCCGCCCGCGAGAGGTCCAACTCGGCGTTGTGCGTCGAGCGGTAACCGACGGTGAACGCGCCGGAGCGCTCGGCCGACTCGATGCCGTTGACGGAGTCCTCGACGACGACGCAGTCCTCGGGGTTCAGACCGAGTTCGGCCGCCGCGTGTTCGTAGATGTGCGGTTCGGGCTTGCCGGGTTCGTCGATGTCGTCGGCGCTGAGGACCATGTCGAGAGGGTCGAGGCCGAAGCGGTCGCGGACGATTTTGATCCAATCCTGCGGCGCCGAGGAGACGATGGCGAGCTTTCGCCCCTCCGCGCGGATGTCGTCGAACAGTTCGTTCGCGCCGTCCATTAGTTCGACGTCTTCGCCGTACAGCGACTCGGCCCGGTCGTTGTACGCCTCGACGAACTCCTCTTTCGTCACGCTGGTGCCGTACTCCTCGGTGAGGTAGTCGTGAATTTCGCGGTAGTTCATCCCGGTCACCTCCTCGTGGTCCGGGTCGCCGGACTCGATTGCCTCCTCGTACACCCACTCGTCTTCGAACTGATACCAGTACGTCTCCGAGTCGACCAACACGCCGTCCATGTCGAACAACACCGCGTCGTCGGGGACTTCCATGCTCCGTCCAACGCGCGCCACCCCTCAAAGTCCTTCGTGAGACGGTTTATCACCGATGGGGCGGCCAGCGCCCCCATGTCAGAGACGATTCGCGTGTTCGCCGGCGACTGCACCACCACTTTCGAGGGTTCGCGCGCCCGCACACAGCGCGGCCGCGTGGTGGTCGTGGTAAAGCCCGACCGGACGGTCCTCGTCCACGACGCCGACGGCTACCAGCCCGTCTCGTGGCTCACCCGCCCCGACTCCCTGACCGTCGAGACGGACGCCTCGGGGTTCGGTCTGGTCGCCCGCGCGGACGACCAAGTCTTGCGCGTCAGGAGCCACGACTCCGCCGGGCGGGCGGAGTACCCCGTCACCGAAGCGGGCGCCCCCGTCGGGTCGCACCCGTCGACGGGCGAACCGCTGGTCAGAACCGGCGGCGCCGTCGTCGCCCTCGACTCCGGGACGGAGTACAAACTCCCGGCGGGCGCGACGGTGCTGGACGAGACGTGCGAGGAGTGCGGTCTCCCGACGATGCGCGCCGAACGCGGCGCCGTCTTCGAACTCTGCGTCGACCGCGCCTGCGAGTCGCTGGACGACGCCGTGCGCGACCGGTTCGACGGCGAGTGGGCCTGCCCGGACTGCGGGTCCGACCTCAGAATCATCCGGCGCGGCGGCCGCCTCCTCGCGGGGTGTTCGGCGTACCCCGACTGCGAGACGGCCTTCTCGATTCCCGCGGGCGTCGTCGTCGGCGAGTGCGACTGCGGCCTCCCGACCTTCGAGACGGCGCGGGGGCGGCGGTGTCTGGACGGGACGTGCGAGGAGTTCGCCGACGGCTGAACCGGACGGACGACGCCCGGACGCCGCGGCCGCATCGCAGGCCCTATGTCCTCACCCGCCCCGTTCTCGAACATGGACGCGACACTGCACGACGGCGTCGTTCGGGCGGCCGACGACGCGCGTCAGCGGTTCTACGACGCGCGGGGGTACGGCCGCCCCCTCGACGGGGACCGCGTCGAACTCGCGCCGGTCGAGGCGGCGCACCTGCTCTCTCGGGGGGACCTCGACGGCATCGACGGGATGGACTTCCGCGAGTTCCTCGCGGAGACGGGCGCGGTGCTGGAGTTCGTCGTCTACAAGGACCTCAGAGACAGGGGCTTCTACCTCTCGCCCGCCCGCGAGGAGTGGCCGGGCGTCGACGACCCCGACGGCGTCGACTTCGTCGTCTACCCGCGCGGGAAGGGGCCGACCGACGGCGTCGTCGAGCACCGCGTCCGCGTCATCGGCGAACGCGAACGCGTCGCCGCGTCGTCGCTCGGCGACGTCGTTCTGGCCGTCGTCGACGAGGACGGCGACCTGACGTACTTCGACACCGACGCCGACCCGGACGTGAGCGGCACCGCCGACTACGACCCGCCGACGGGCCTCGACGCGGACCTGCTCTCGGACCGCGTCGTCTGCTACGAGTCGCCCGACGAGGTGTACGAGCGCGGCTTCTACGGGCAGCGCCTGTTCGGCCGCAACGCCGACGACGGCCCCCTCCAACTGTCGCTCATCGAGGGCGCGTACCTCGCCGAACGCGGCGCCCTCGACGTCGACGCCGCCGACGTGGTGGGCCTCGCCCGCGACGTGGAGGGCGACCGGTTCGACCGCCGCCTGCGCGCCTACGCGGCGCTCAGGGACGCCGACGCGGTTCCGAAGAGCGGGTTCAAGTTCGGGGCGGACTTCCGACTCTACACCGACTTCGACTCCGTCTCGGAACTGAGCCACTCCGCCGACCTGGTGCGCGTCGTCGCGCCCGACCACGCGTTCCTCCCGCGGGACCTCTCCCTCGACGTCCGCCTCGCCGGCGGGGTCCGCAAGCGAATGGTTTTTGCGCTCACCGGCGCCAACGAACAGATAGACTGGCTTTCGGTAGCCCGGCTCACCCCATGACACGAGACGACCACACCGAGACCGACGCGTCGACACGCGAGGACGCCCGCACGGACGGGGGCGCCTCGGCGGAAGGAGCCGACGATACGTCTCTCGACCCGTGGGGTTCCTCGACCATCTCCGACTACCGCAAACTGTTCGAGGAGTTCGGCATCGAGGAGTTCGACGCGGTGCTGCCGGAGGTGCCGGACCCCCACTACCTGATGCGCCGCGGCGTCATCTTCGGGCACCGCGACTACCGTCCCGTCGCGGAAGCGATGCGCGACGGCGACCCCTTCGCCGTCCTCTCGGGGTTCATGCCGACGGGCGACCCCCACATCGGCCACAAACTCGTCTTCGACGAGATAATCTGGCATCAAGAGCAGGGCGGCGACGCGTACGGCCTCATCGCCGACCTGGAGGCCCACTCCGCCCGCGGGATGACGTGGGAGGAGATAGACGAACACGCGCGCGACTACCTGCTGTCGCTTCTGGCGCTCGGGTTCGACCCCGAGGAGGGCGAACTCTACCGGCAGTCCGACAATCGAGAACTGCAGGACCTCGCCTTCGAACTCGGGTCGAAGGCGAACTACTCGGAGTTCGAGGCAATCTACGGCTTCGGCGGGAGCACCAACGTCTCGCACGTGCAGTCGGTCGTCACGCAGATGGCGGACATCCTCTATCCTCAACTAGAAGAGCCGAAACCCACGGTCATCCCCGTCGGCCCGGACCAGGACCCGCACGTCCGCCTCGCGCGCGACTTAGCGGATAGAATGCGCTTCTTCAAGGTGACCGAGGCGTACGCGAGCTTCGAACTCCGGGACGCCGAACGCCCCCTCGTCGCCGCCGCCTACGACGCCCGCGAGGAGTACGCCGAGGACCCCGAGACGCCGCGGTGCGGCGAGGCGGGCGAGTGGCTCTCGACGGCGAACCTCGACGCGCACGGCGTCGTCGCCGCCGACTCGGCCCGCGAGTCCGCGGTGGAGAAACTGGCGAACGCCGGCATGGAACCGCTCCGCCCGCGGACCCGGTTCCTCGACGCCAACGCCACCGAGGCGGCGTTCGAGGCCCTCGTCGAGGCCGTCGACGGCGAGAAGCGCCGCTACGACGAACACGTCGACGCCTTCGAACTCTCCTTCGAGGAGGCGGACGAACTCGCGCGAGAAGTGGAACTCGACCACGGCGGCTACGGCTTCCGCGCGCCGTCGTCGGTCTACCACCGATTCATGACCGGGCTGACTGGCGGAAAGATGTCCTCCTCGATTCCGGCGAGCCACATCTCCCTGCTCGACGACCCCGAGGAGGGCTACGACAAGGTGAAGTCCGCGACGACGGGCGGCCGCGAGACGGCCGAGAAACAGCGCGAACTCGGCGGCGAGGCCGACAAATGTCCCGTCTACGAACTGTACGCCTACCTCCTCTCGGGCGACGACGACGCGTTCGCCACGGAGGTGTACGAGGAGTGCGTCGGCGGCGAACGCCTCTGCGGCGGATGTAAGGAGCAGGCCGCCGAACTGATGGAGGAGTTCCTCGAAGACCACCAGGAGAAGCGCGCGGAGATGGAGGAAGTGCTCGACGAACTCGACATCTCCACGGAGTCCGCGCGCCGCGGCGTCGCCCCCGGCGACAACTGAGCGGTCCGAACGGGGCCGACTCAGAGTTCGACGACGGTCCCCGCGTCCTCCGCCTCGGCGCGTTCGTAGAGGAACCCCGCCGTCGCCGCGTCCAGCACGGCGGACCCGACGCTGGCGACGACGAGCACTCCCCCGTCGGACTCGCGCCCTGCCCGACCCTCGAACACGTCCGAGAGCGGCGTCAGGTCCGTCGCTTCCACGTCGAGATCCGCGAAGTCGCCCGTCTCGACGGCCTCCTCGGGCACGTCGGCGAACAGTCCGTCCGCCCGGCTGACGGTCGCCCCGTCGAGTTCGCGCATCTCGGGGGTGAACGCGCCGACGGCGACGACGAGCGTTCCCTCTTCTAACTCCTCGCCGTCGAACACCGGTTCGGCGCTCGTCGTCGCGGTGACGACGACGTTCGACCCCGAGAGCGCCGCCTCCGGCGCGTCGACGGCGCTCACGTCGACGTCGGGCAGTCGTTCGCGCAGGTCGGCCGCGCACGCCTCGCGCGAGTCGGAGGGGGAGTAGATTCGAACCCGTTCGAGGTCGG
This is a stretch of genomic DNA from Halogeometricum sp. S3BR5-2. It encodes these proteins:
- a CDS encoding ornithine cyclodeaminase family protein; protein product: MTDVRVLSDGDVAALLSLPDLLPEIERAFVKQGRGEVERPPRPHFPVGTETPGTALTMPAYLHGDPTYATKLAAVHESNAERDLPTVNAQVAVTDAETGLPLAYLAGTRVTSARTGCIGGLAARELANGPVRLGVFGAGTQARWQTRAIAAATDLERVRIYSPSDSREACAADLRERLPDVDVSAVDAPEAALSGSNVVVTATTSAEPVFDGEELEEGTLVVAVGAFTPEMRELDGATVSRADGLFADVPEEAVETGDFADLDVEATDLTPLSDVFEGRAGRESDGGVLVVASVGSAVLDAATAGFLYERAEAEDAGTVVEL
- a CDS encoding topoisomerase DNA-binding C4 zinc finger domain-containing protein; the encoded protein is MSETIRVFAGDCTTTFEGSRARTQRGRVVVVVKPDRTVLVHDADGYQPVSWLTRPDSLTVETDASGFGLVARADDQVLRVRSHDSAGRAEYPVTEAGAPVGSHPSTGEPLVRTGGAVVALDSGTEYKLPAGATVLDETCEECGLPTMRAERGAVFELCVDRACESLDDAVRDRFDGEWACPDCGSDLRIIRRGGRLLAGCSAYPDCETAFSIPAGVVVGECDCGLPTFETARGRRCLDGTCEEFADG
- a CDS encoding tryptophan--tRNA ligase encodes the protein MTRDDHTETDASTREDARTDGGASAEGADDTSLDPWGSSTISDYRKLFEEFGIEEFDAVLPEVPDPHYLMRRGVIFGHRDYRPVAEAMRDGDPFAVLSGFMPTGDPHIGHKLVFDEIIWHQEQGGDAYGLIADLEAHSARGMTWEEIDEHARDYLLSLLALGFDPEEGELYRQSDNRELQDLAFELGSKANYSEFEAIYGFGGSTNVSHVQSVVTQMADILYPQLEEPKPTVIPVGPDQDPHVRLARDLADRMRFFKVTEAYASFELRDAERPLVAAAYDAREEYAEDPETPRCGEAGEWLSTANLDAHGVVAADSARESAVEKLANAGMEPLRPRTRFLDANATEAAFEALVEAVDGEKRRYDEHVDAFELSFEEADELAREVELDHGGYGFRAPSSVYHRFMTGLTGGKMSSSIPASHISLLDDPEEGYDKVKSATTGGRETAEKQRELGGEADKCPVYELYAYLLSGDDDAFATEVYEECVGGERLCGGCKEQAAELMEEFLEDHQEKRAEMEEVLDELDISTESARRGVAPGDN
- the endA gene encoding tRNA-intron lyase; amino-acid sequence: MDATLHDGVVRAADDARQRFYDARGYGRPLDGDRVELAPVEAAHLLSRGDLDGIDGMDFREFLAETGAVLEFVVYKDLRDRGFYLSPAREEWPGVDDPDGVDFVVYPRGKGPTDGVVEHRVRVIGERERVAASSLGDVVLAVVDEDGDLTYFDTDADPDVSGTADYDPPTGLDADLLSDRVVCYESPDEVYERGFYGQRLFGRNADDGPLQLSLIEGAYLAERGALDVDAADVVGLARDVEGDRFDRRLRAYAALRDADAVPKSGFKFGADFRLYTDFDSVSELSHSADLVRVVAPDHAFLPRDLSLDVRLAGGVRKRMVFALTGANEQIDWLSVARLTP
- a CDS encoding HAD family hydrolase; protein product: MEVPDDAVLFDMDGVLVDSETYWYQFEDEWVYEEAIESGDPDHEEVTGMNYREIHDYLTEEYGTSVTKEEFVEAYNDRAESLYGEDVELMDGANELFDDIRAEGRKLAIVSSAPQDWIKIVRDRFGLDPLDMVLSADDIDEPGKPEPHIYEHAAAELGLNPEDCVVVEDSVNGIESAERSGAFTVGYRSTHNAELDLSRADVVVDGPAELRETILD